One part of the Hyphomicrobiales bacterium genome encodes these proteins:
- the tsaE gene encoding tRNA (adenosine(37)-N6)-threonylcarbamoyltransferase complex ATPase subunit type 1 TsaE, translating to MSDPLKLVGDAATEQLAEDIAMVAAPGWVIRLDGDLGAGKTTFARAFIRALAKDPALEVPSPTYTLVQRYDEADPPVLHADLYRLSDPSEIVELGLDDEDDPAIRLVEWPGQAGAGTFADAITLYFAMEGERARGLRFKGPDALLKRIDRSLAIRAFLGTANRTEATRQRLLGDASTRRYERLANEPLIVMDAARQPDGPAVQPDTGEVKQAAKPYSQLVHLAESVHAFVAVGSALRDNGFAAPSIHAADLDAGLVLLDDLGDATVVDAGGNPIRVRYQAAVELLAAVHGSSWSERLLVPGDGVHRLHRYDLPVFLTEISLCPDWYVPHRGVEADDFDRAGFFAAWQNLLAPLDEEPRTLTIRDYHSPNIIWQPEASGNDRIGLIDFQDALLGPPAYDIASLVFDARVTVPTDLQDQLIDVYLAKSGADEDWLRARVALMGAQRNSKILGIFARLNARDGKPGYLKHLPRVEAYMRQCLKHPALATLKPFYDQLLPEEA from the coding sequence ATGAGCGACCCTTTAAAGCTTGTTGGCGATGCCGCGACCGAGCAGCTGGCCGAGGACATCGCCATGGTCGCGGCGCCCGGCTGGGTGATCCGTCTCGATGGTGATCTGGGCGCCGGCAAAACCACCTTCGCCCGCGCCTTCATTCGCGCACTTGCCAAGGACCCCGCCCTTGAGGTGCCCTCGCCCACCTATACCTTGGTGCAGCGGTACGATGAGGCCGACCCGCCGGTCCTGCATGCCGACCTTTATCGTCTCTCTGACCCGTCTGAGATCGTCGAGCTTGGCCTGGATGACGAGGATGATCCGGCCATCCGCCTGGTCGAATGGCCAGGTCAAGCCGGCGCTGGAACTTTTGCCGATGCCATAACGCTCTATTTCGCGATGGAGGGCGAGCGGGCGCGGGGCCTGCGTTTCAAAGGCCCTGACGCCTTATTGAAGCGGATCGACCGCAGCCTTGCCATCCGGGCATTTCTGGGCACCGCAAACCGGACAGAGGCAACGCGGCAACGCTTGTTGGGCGATGCCTCCACCCGCCGGTATGAGCGCTTGGCGAATGAGCCGCTGATCGTGATGGATGCCGCCCGGCAGCCCGATGGCCCGGCCGTGCAGCCTGACACAGGCGAGGTGAAACAGGCTGCGAAGCCCTACAGCCAACTGGTCCATCTGGCCGAAAGTGTCCACGCTTTTGTGGCGGTCGGATCGGCACTTCGGGACAACGGTTTTGCCGCCCCCTCGATCCATGCTGCTGACCTCGACGCAGGCCTCGTGCTGCTCGACGATCTTGGCGACGCTACGGTTGTTGATGCGGGGGGCAACCCAATCCGTGTTCGCTACCAAGCAGCGGTGGAATTGCTGGCCGCCGTCCATGGATCGTCATGGTCAGAGAGACTGCTGGTTCCTGGCGATGGCGTACACAGGCTTCATCGTTACGATTTGCCGGTTTTTCTTACCGAGATCTCGCTTTGCCCCGATTGGTATGTACCGCATCGCGGTGTTGAAGCCGACGACTTCGACCGGGCTGGCTTTTTCGCTGCTTGGCAGAACCTCTTGGCGCCGCTCGACGAGGAACCGCGCACGCTCACCATCCGCGACTATCACTCGCCGAACATTATTTGGCAGCCGGAGGCATCGGGCAACGATCGCATCGGCCTCATCGATTTTCAGGACGCGCTGCTCGGACCACCGGCCTATGACATCGCCTCGCTGGTTTTCGATGCCCGGGTCACGGTCCCGACTGACCTGCAGGATCAACTCATCGACGTCTATTTGGCCAAGTCCGGTGCTGATGAAGACTGGTTGCGGGCCCGCGTCGCGTTGATGGGTGCCCAGCGTAACTCCAAGATTTTGGGCATCTTCGCCCGCCTTAATGCCCGCGATGGCAAGCCCGGCTATTTGAAGCATTTGCCGCGCGTCGAAGCTTATATGCGCCAATGCCTGAAACACCCTGCGCTGGCGACGCTCAAACCGTTCTACGACCAGCTTCTGCCGGAGGAAGCGTGA
- a CDS encoding nucleotidyltransferase family protein, with translation MHPVMVLAAGLGTRMRPITETLPKPLVNVGGATMLDRVLDTFAAAGVTQAVVNTHHLADQIEAHCAAREGVPAITLSPETDQLLETGGGIARALRLLGPTFFATNADSFWIGDDQALTNMATRFDPEQMDMLLLLVRRERSVGLEAHPGDFARDASGQLIRRGAEPVPYTYTGTAIMSAAIFTDLPNGPFSLNLLFDRAIASGRLYGHVLDGLWLTVGTPDAIATAETALKQAGQL, from the coding sequence ATGCATCCGGTCATGGTGCTCGCCGCAGGGCTCGGCACCCGCATGCGTCCGATTACGGAGACCTTGCCCAAGCCGCTCGTCAATGTCGGCGGCGCGACCATGCTTGACCGCGTGCTCGACACCTTTGCTGCCGCTGGCGTCACCCAGGCCGTCGTCAACACCCACCATTTGGCCGACCAGATTGAAGCCCATTGCGCGGCGCGAGAAGGCGTTCCGGCCATCACCCTGTCCCCTGAGACCGATCAGCTTCTGGAGACGGGCGGTGGTATCGCCCGCGCCCTGCGGCTGCTCGGACCAACCTTCTTTGCCACCAATGCCGACAGTTTCTGGATCGGCGATGATCAAGCGCTCACCAACATGGCAACCCGGTTCGACCCGGAGCAGATGGACATGCTTCTGCTGTTGGTGCGGCGCGAGCGGAGTGTCGGCCTTGAAGCCCATCCGGGCGATTTCGCCCGGGACGCCTCCGGCCAGCTGATCCGCCGCGGCGCGGAGCCGGTGCCTTACACCTACACCGGCACCGCGATCATGAGCGCTGCGATCTTCACCGATCTGCCGAATGGCCCCTTCTCGCTGAACCTGCTTTTCGACCGCGCCATCGCCTCCGGCCGCCTTTACGGCCACGTGCTGGACGGTCTCTGGCTCACGGTCGGCACACCGGATGCTATCGCGACCGCTGAAACAGCCTTGAAACAGGCTGGACAGCTCTAG